In Carassius auratus strain Wakin chromosome 36, ASM336829v1, whole genome shotgun sequence, the following are encoded in one genomic region:
- the LOC113055157 gene encoding kelch-like protein 26 isoform X1 translates to MAESDGLELCLNRAQSSNRDLLVEHQDTADSSIYCMANNKNSTLCCTFSAPSHSNTLLRGLSALRDQGQLLDVVLVIEHEHFEVHKAVLASCSDYFRAMFTGGMKESNQDTIELKGLSARGLKHIIDFAYSSEVTLDLDCIQDVLGAAVFLQMVPVVELCEEFLKSAMSVETCLNIGQMATTFSLSSLKQSVDAFTFRHFLQIAQEDDFLHIPKERLVFFLQSNKLKNCREIDLFHAAIRWLQHDASRRAAASEVLCHVRFPLMQSSELVDSVQTVDIMVEDVQCRHFLLEAFNYQILPFRQHELQSPRTSIRSDVTSLITFGGTPYTDNDRTVSSKVYYLPDITVRQFKELPAMELGCSHACVSVLDNFVYIVGGQHLQYRSGEGAVDVCFRYDPHLNQWLRIQPMQESRIQFQLNVLHGQLYATGGRNRSGSLSSVECYCPRKNEWTYVDSLKRRIWGHAGATCKEKLYVSGGYGVSIEDKKTLHCYDPALDQWDFKCPMNEPRVLHAMISENNRIYALGGRMDHVDRCFDVLAVEYYVPETDQWTTVSPMRAGQSESGCCLLDKKIYIIGGYNWHLNNVTSIVQVYNTETDEWERDLHFPESFAGIACSPIILPQTTTQR, encoded by the exons CAACCGAGACCTATTGGTGGAGCATCAGGATACAGCAGACTCCTCAATCTACTG CATGGCTAACAACAAGAACAGCACACTTTGTTGTACTTTCTCAGCCCCCAGCCACAGCAACACTCTCCTGAGGGGACTGTCTGCATTACGCGATCAAGGTCAGTTGTTGGATGTGGTTCTGGTCATTGAACACGAGCACTTTGAGGTTCACAAAGCAGTTTTGGCCTCCTGCAGTGACTACTTCAG AGCCATGTTTACTGGAGGAATGAAGGAGTCCAACCAGGACACCATAGAGCTAAAAGGTCTTTCAGCCAGAGGACTGAAGCACATCATTGATTTTGCCTACAGTTCTGAAGTCACTCTGGACTTGGACTGTATTCAGGATGTTCTTGGTGCAGCCGTCTTTCTGCAGATGGTGCCTGTGGTGGAGCTTTGTGAGGAGTTCCTGAAATCAGCCATGAGTGTTGAAACTTGTCTAAACATTGGCCAGATGGCCACCACTTTCAGCCTCTCGTCCCTTAAGCAGTCGGTCGATGCGTTCACATTCCGTCACTTCCTGCAAATAGCTCAGGAGGACGACTTCCTTCACATTCCAAAGGAACGATTGGTTTTCTTTCTTCAGAGCAACAAATTGAAGAACTGTAGAGAGATCGACTTGTTCCACGCGGCAATCCGCTGGCTTCAGCATGATGCATCCAGGCGAGCTGCAGCCAGTGAAGTGCTCTGCCATGTGCGCTTCCCACTAATGCAGTCGTCTGAACTGGTGGACAGTGTCCAAACGGTCGACATCATGGTGGAGGATGTGCAGTGTCGACACTTTCTTCTAGAGGCCTTTAATTATCAAATCCTTCCATTTCGACAACACGAATTGCAATCACCGCGAACTTCCATTCGCTCAGACGTCACATCACTAATTACTTTTGGTGGAACACCCTACACCGACAACGATCGGACAGTCAGCAGCAAAGTTTACTATCTGCCCGACATCACAGTGCGACAGTTCAAAGAGTTGCCCGCAATGGAGTTGGGATGCAGCCATGCATGTGTGTCGGTTCTTGACAATTTTGTGTACATAGTGGGTGGCCAGCATTTACAGTATCGCAGTGGAGAGGGTGCAGTTGATGTCTGCTTCCGCTACGACCCCCATCTGAACCAGTGGCTTCGAATCCAACCCATGCAGGAAAGCCGCATTCAGTTTCAGCTCAATGTACTGCATGGACAACTTTACGCTACTGGGGGACGCAACAGGTCTGGCAGCTTGTCCTCAGTAGAGTGTTACTGTCCAAGGAAAAATGAATGGACTTATGTAGATTCCCTGAAGAGGAGAATCTGGGGTCACGCCGGAGCAACTTGCAAAGAGAAGCTCTACGTCTCTGGAGGTTACGGGGTGTCCATAGAAGATAAGAAAACTCTCCATTGCTATGATCCAGCCTTGGATCAGTGGGACTTCAAGTGTCCCATGAACGAGCCAAGAGTCCTGCATGCTATGATTAGTGAAAACAACCGTATTTATGCACTCGGTGGCAGGATGGACCATGTTGACCGTTGCTTTGATGTTCTAGCTGTAGAGTATTATGTTCCTGAGACCGATCAGTGGACAACAGTCAGTCCTATGCGTGCTGGTCAGTCGGAGTCTGGCTGCTGCCTGCTGGATAAAAAGATCTATATAATTGGAGGATACAACTGGCACCTCAATAACGTCACAAGTATTGTGCAAGTTTATAACACAGAGACAGATGAGTGGGAAAGAGATCTCCATTTTCCAGAATCTTTTGCAGGAATAGCTTGTTCACCTATCATACTTCCCCAGACAACTACCCAGCGCTAA
- the LOC113055157 gene encoding kelch-like protein 26 isoform X3 has product MIRECPQPQQHSPEGTVCITRSRAMFTGGMKESNQDTIELKGLSARGLKHIIDFAYSSEVTLDLDCIQDVLGAAVFLQMVPVVELCEEFLKSAMSVETCLNIGQMATTFSLSSLKQSVDAFTFRHFLQIAQEDDFLHIPKERLVFFLQSNKLKNCREIDLFHAAIRWLQHDASRRAAASEVLCHVRFPLMQSSELVDSVQTVDIMVEDVQCRHFLLEAFNYQILPFRQHELQSPRTSIRSDVTSLITFGGTPYTDNDRTVSSKVYYLPDITVRQFKELPAMELGCSHACVSVLDNFVYIVGGQHLQYRSGEGAVDVCFRYDPHLNQWLRIQPMQESRIQFQLNVLHGQLYATGGRNRSGSLSSVECYCPRKNEWTYVDSLKRRIWGHAGATCKEKLYVSGGYGVSIEDKKTLHCYDPALDQWDFKCPMNEPRVLHAMISENNRIYALGGRMDHVDRCFDVLAVEYYVPETDQWTTVSPMRAGQSESGCCLLDKKIYIIGGYNWHLNNVTSIVQVYNTETDEWERDLHFPESFAGIACSPIILPQTTTQR; this is encoded by the exons ATGATTAGAGAGTG CCCCCAGCCACAGCAACACTCTCCTGAGGGGACTGTCTGCATTACGCGATCAAG AGCCATGTTTACTGGAGGAATGAAGGAGTCCAACCAGGACACCATAGAGCTAAAAGGTCTTTCAGCCAGAGGACTGAAGCACATCATTGATTTTGCCTACAGTTCTGAAGTCACTCTGGACTTGGACTGTATTCAGGATGTTCTTGGTGCAGCCGTCTTTCTGCAGATGGTGCCTGTGGTGGAGCTTTGTGAGGAGTTCCTGAAATCAGCCATGAGTGTTGAAACTTGTCTAAACATTGGCCAGATGGCCACCACTTTCAGCCTCTCGTCCCTTAAGCAGTCGGTCGATGCGTTCACATTCCGTCACTTCCTGCAAATAGCTCAGGAGGACGACTTCCTTCACATTCCAAAGGAACGATTGGTTTTCTTTCTTCAGAGCAACAAATTGAAGAACTGTAGAGAGATCGACTTGTTCCACGCGGCAATCCGCTGGCTTCAGCATGATGCATCCAGGCGAGCTGCAGCCAGTGAAGTGCTCTGCCATGTGCGCTTCCCACTAATGCAGTCGTCTGAACTGGTGGACAGTGTCCAAACGGTCGACATCATGGTGGAGGATGTGCAGTGTCGACACTTTCTTCTAGAGGCCTTTAATTATCAAATCCTTCCATTTCGACAACACGAATTGCAATCACCGCGAACTTCCATTCGCTCAGACGTCACATCACTAATTACTTTTGGTGGAACACCCTACACCGACAACGATCGGACAGTCAGCAGCAAAGTTTACTATCTGCCCGACATCACAGTGCGACAGTTCAAAGAGTTGCCCGCAATGGAGTTGGGATGCAGCCATGCATGTGTGTCGGTTCTTGACAATTTTGTGTACATAGTGGGTGGCCAGCATTTACAGTATCGCAGTGGAGAGGGTGCAGTTGATGTCTGCTTCCGCTACGACCCCCATCTGAACCAGTGGCTTCGAATCCAACCCATGCAGGAAAGCCGCATTCAGTTTCAGCTCAATGTACTGCATGGACAACTTTACGCTACTGGGGGACGCAACAGGTCTGGCAGCTTGTCCTCAGTAGAGTGTTACTGTCCAAGGAAAAATGAATGGACTTATGTAGATTCCCTGAAGAGGAGAATCTGGGGTCACGCCGGAGCAACTTGCAAAGAGAAGCTCTACGTCTCTGGAGGTTACGGGGTGTCCATAGAAGATAAGAAAACTCTCCATTGCTATGATCCAGCCTTGGATCAGTGGGACTTCAAGTGTCCCATGAACGAGCCAAGAGTCCTGCATGCTATGATTAGTGAAAACAACCGTATTTATGCACTCGGTGGCAGGATGGACCATGTTGACCGTTGCTTTGATGTTCTAGCTGTAGAGTATTATGTTCCTGAGACCGATCAGTGGACAACAGTCAGTCCTATGCGTGCTGGTCAGTCGGAGTCTGGCTGCTGCCTGCTGGATAAAAAGATCTATATAATTGGAGGATACAACTGGCACCTCAATAACGTCACAAGTATTGTGCAAGTTTATAACACAGAGACAGATGAGTGGGAAAGAGATCTCCATTTTCCAGAATCTTTTGCAGGAATAGCTTGTTCACCTATCATACTTCCCCAGACAACTACCCAGCGCTAA
- the LOC113055157 gene encoding kelch-like protein 26 isoform X2 encodes MAESDGLELCLNRAQSSMANNKNSTLCCTFSAPSHSNTLLRGLSALRDQGQLLDVVLVIEHEHFEVHKAVLASCSDYFRAMFTGGMKESNQDTIELKGLSARGLKHIIDFAYSSEVTLDLDCIQDVLGAAVFLQMVPVVELCEEFLKSAMSVETCLNIGQMATTFSLSSLKQSVDAFTFRHFLQIAQEDDFLHIPKERLVFFLQSNKLKNCREIDLFHAAIRWLQHDASRRAAASEVLCHVRFPLMQSSELVDSVQTVDIMVEDVQCRHFLLEAFNYQILPFRQHELQSPRTSIRSDVTSLITFGGTPYTDNDRTVSSKVYYLPDITVRQFKELPAMELGCSHACVSVLDNFVYIVGGQHLQYRSGEGAVDVCFRYDPHLNQWLRIQPMQESRIQFQLNVLHGQLYATGGRNRSGSLSSVECYCPRKNEWTYVDSLKRRIWGHAGATCKEKLYVSGGYGVSIEDKKTLHCYDPALDQWDFKCPMNEPRVLHAMISENNRIYALGGRMDHVDRCFDVLAVEYYVPETDQWTTVSPMRAGQSESGCCLLDKKIYIIGGYNWHLNNVTSIVQVYNTETDEWERDLHFPESFAGIACSPIILPQTTTQR; translated from the exons CATGGCTAACAACAAGAACAGCACACTTTGTTGTACTTTCTCAGCCCCCAGCCACAGCAACACTCTCCTGAGGGGACTGTCTGCATTACGCGATCAAGGTCAGTTGTTGGATGTGGTTCTGGTCATTGAACACGAGCACTTTGAGGTTCACAAAGCAGTTTTGGCCTCCTGCAGTGACTACTTCAG AGCCATGTTTACTGGAGGAATGAAGGAGTCCAACCAGGACACCATAGAGCTAAAAGGTCTTTCAGCCAGAGGACTGAAGCACATCATTGATTTTGCCTACAGTTCTGAAGTCACTCTGGACTTGGACTGTATTCAGGATGTTCTTGGTGCAGCCGTCTTTCTGCAGATGGTGCCTGTGGTGGAGCTTTGTGAGGAGTTCCTGAAATCAGCCATGAGTGTTGAAACTTGTCTAAACATTGGCCAGATGGCCACCACTTTCAGCCTCTCGTCCCTTAAGCAGTCGGTCGATGCGTTCACATTCCGTCACTTCCTGCAAATAGCTCAGGAGGACGACTTCCTTCACATTCCAAAGGAACGATTGGTTTTCTTTCTTCAGAGCAACAAATTGAAGAACTGTAGAGAGATCGACTTGTTCCACGCGGCAATCCGCTGGCTTCAGCATGATGCATCCAGGCGAGCTGCAGCCAGTGAAGTGCTCTGCCATGTGCGCTTCCCACTAATGCAGTCGTCTGAACTGGTGGACAGTGTCCAAACGGTCGACATCATGGTGGAGGATGTGCAGTGTCGACACTTTCTTCTAGAGGCCTTTAATTATCAAATCCTTCCATTTCGACAACACGAATTGCAATCACCGCGAACTTCCATTCGCTCAGACGTCACATCACTAATTACTTTTGGTGGAACACCCTACACCGACAACGATCGGACAGTCAGCAGCAAAGTTTACTATCTGCCCGACATCACAGTGCGACAGTTCAAAGAGTTGCCCGCAATGGAGTTGGGATGCAGCCATGCATGTGTGTCGGTTCTTGACAATTTTGTGTACATAGTGGGTGGCCAGCATTTACAGTATCGCAGTGGAGAGGGTGCAGTTGATGTCTGCTTCCGCTACGACCCCCATCTGAACCAGTGGCTTCGAATCCAACCCATGCAGGAAAGCCGCATTCAGTTTCAGCTCAATGTACTGCATGGACAACTTTACGCTACTGGGGGACGCAACAGGTCTGGCAGCTTGTCCTCAGTAGAGTGTTACTGTCCAAGGAAAAATGAATGGACTTATGTAGATTCCCTGAAGAGGAGAATCTGGGGTCACGCCGGAGCAACTTGCAAAGAGAAGCTCTACGTCTCTGGAGGTTACGGGGTGTCCATAGAAGATAAGAAAACTCTCCATTGCTATGATCCAGCCTTGGATCAGTGGGACTTCAAGTGTCCCATGAACGAGCCAAGAGTCCTGCATGCTATGATTAGTGAAAACAACCGTATTTATGCACTCGGTGGCAGGATGGACCATGTTGACCGTTGCTTTGATGTTCTAGCTGTAGAGTATTATGTTCCTGAGACCGATCAGTGGACAACAGTCAGTCCTATGCGTGCTGGTCAGTCGGAGTCTGGCTGCTGCCTGCTGGATAAAAAGATCTATATAATTGGAGGATACAACTGGCACCTCAATAACGTCACAAGTATTGTGCAAGTTTATAACACAGAGACAGATGAGTGGGAAAGAGATCTCCATTTTCCAGAATCTTTTGCAGGAATAGCTTGTTCACCTATCATACTTCCCCAGACAACTACCCAGCGCTAA
- the LOC113055157 gene encoding kelch-like protein 26 isoform X4 produces the protein MFTGGMKESNQDTIELKGLSARGLKHIIDFAYSSEVTLDLDCIQDVLGAAVFLQMVPVVELCEEFLKSAMSVETCLNIGQMATTFSLSSLKQSVDAFTFRHFLQIAQEDDFLHIPKERLVFFLQSNKLKNCREIDLFHAAIRWLQHDASRRAAASEVLCHVRFPLMQSSELVDSVQTVDIMVEDVQCRHFLLEAFNYQILPFRQHELQSPRTSIRSDVTSLITFGGTPYTDNDRTVSSKVYYLPDITVRQFKELPAMELGCSHACVSVLDNFVYIVGGQHLQYRSGEGAVDVCFRYDPHLNQWLRIQPMQESRIQFQLNVLHGQLYATGGRNRSGSLSSVECYCPRKNEWTYVDSLKRRIWGHAGATCKEKLYVSGGYGVSIEDKKTLHCYDPALDQWDFKCPMNEPRVLHAMISENNRIYALGGRMDHVDRCFDVLAVEYYVPETDQWTTVSPMRAGQSESGCCLLDKKIYIIGGYNWHLNNVTSIVQVYNTETDEWERDLHFPESFAGIACSPIILPQTTTQR, from the coding sequence ATGTTTACTGGAGGAATGAAGGAGTCCAACCAGGACACCATAGAGCTAAAAGGTCTTTCAGCCAGAGGACTGAAGCACATCATTGATTTTGCCTACAGTTCTGAAGTCACTCTGGACTTGGACTGTATTCAGGATGTTCTTGGTGCAGCCGTCTTTCTGCAGATGGTGCCTGTGGTGGAGCTTTGTGAGGAGTTCCTGAAATCAGCCATGAGTGTTGAAACTTGTCTAAACATTGGCCAGATGGCCACCACTTTCAGCCTCTCGTCCCTTAAGCAGTCGGTCGATGCGTTCACATTCCGTCACTTCCTGCAAATAGCTCAGGAGGACGACTTCCTTCACATTCCAAAGGAACGATTGGTTTTCTTTCTTCAGAGCAACAAATTGAAGAACTGTAGAGAGATCGACTTGTTCCACGCGGCAATCCGCTGGCTTCAGCATGATGCATCCAGGCGAGCTGCAGCCAGTGAAGTGCTCTGCCATGTGCGCTTCCCACTAATGCAGTCGTCTGAACTGGTGGACAGTGTCCAAACGGTCGACATCATGGTGGAGGATGTGCAGTGTCGACACTTTCTTCTAGAGGCCTTTAATTATCAAATCCTTCCATTTCGACAACACGAATTGCAATCACCGCGAACTTCCATTCGCTCAGACGTCACATCACTAATTACTTTTGGTGGAACACCCTACACCGACAACGATCGGACAGTCAGCAGCAAAGTTTACTATCTGCCCGACATCACAGTGCGACAGTTCAAAGAGTTGCCCGCAATGGAGTTGGGATGCAGCCATGCATGTGTGTCGGTTCTTGACAATTTTGTGTACATAGTGGGTGGCCAGCATTTACAGTATCGCAGTGGAGAGGGTGCAGTTGATGTCTGCTTCCGCTACGACCCCCATCTGAACCAGTGGCTTCGAATCCAACCCATGCAGGAAAGCCGCATTCAGTTTCAGCTCAATGTACTGCATGGACAACTTTACGCTACTGGGGGACGCAACAGGTCTGGCAGCTTGTCCTCAGTAGAGTGTTACTGTCCAAGGAAAAATGAATGGACTTATGTAGATTCCCTGAAGAGGAGAATCTGGGGTCACGCCGGAGCAACTTGCAAAGAGAAGCTCTACGTCTCTGGAGGTTACGGGGTGTCCATAGAAGATAAGAAAACTCTCCATTGCTATGATCCAGCCTTGGATCAGTGGGACTTCAAGTGTCCCATGAACGAGCCAAGAGTCCTGCATGCTATGATTAGTGAAAACAACCGTATTTATGCACTCGGTGGCAGGATGGACCATGTTGACCGTTGCTTTGATGTTCTAGCTGTAGAGTATTATGTTCCTGAGACCGATCAGTGGACAACAGTCAGTCCTATGCGTGCTGGTCAGTCGGAGTCTGGCTGCTGCCTGCTGGATAAAAAGATCTATATAATTGGAGGATACAACTGGCACCTCAATAACGTCACAAGTATTGTGCAAGTTTATAACACAGAGACAGATGAGTGGGAAAGAGATCTCCATTTTCCAGAATCTTTTGCAGGAATAGCTTGTTCACCTATCATACTTCCCCAGACAACTACCCAGCGCTAA